The Streptomyces sp. Alt3 genome has a segment encoding these proteins:
- a CDS encoding O-methyltransferase: protein MRQLRGQERVITANRQTSWAFADAFVAEEEALLWARDRAHETGLRPVSSGTGAALRLLAATADAKAVAEIGTGTGVSGIYLLQGMRPDGVLTTVDPEPERQQFAREAFRAAGFATNRARFIPGRALDVLPRLADGGYDLVFCDGDRLESLDYLAESLRLLRPGGLVCFEGVFADGRTIDSAAQPAEVLRLRELLRAVRESQELMATLLPVGDGLLCAVRRG, encoded by the coding sequence CAACTACGGGGTCAGGAGAGGGTCATTACCGCCAACCGGCAGACGAGCTGGGCATTCGCCGACGCCTTTGTCGCCGAGGAAGAAGCTCTGCTCTGGGCCCGGGACCGGGCCCACGAGACGGGGCTCCGCCCGGTGTCGTCAGGCACCGGTGCGGCTCTGCGCCTGCTCGCTGCCACCGCGGACGCCAAAGCGGTGGCCGAGATCGGCACAGGTACCGGCGTGTCCGGCATCTATCTGCTCCAGGGCATGCGGCCGGACGGCGTACTGACCACCGTCGACCCGGAACCCGAGCGCCAGCAGTTCGCCCGGGAGGCCTTCCGTGCCGCCGGCTTCGCCACGAATCGGGCCCGCTTCATCCCCGGGCGCGCCCTCGACGTGCTGCCGCGCCTCGCGGACGGCGGGTACGACCTCGTCTTCTGCGACGGTGACCGGCTGGAGAGCCTGGACTACCTCGCTGAATCGTTGCGTCTGCTCAGGCCGGGAGGCCTCGTCTGCTTCGAGGGCGTCTTCGCGGACGGCCGCACGATCGACTCCGCCGCGCAGCCGGCCGAGGTGCTGCGCCTGCGCGAACTGCTGCGGGCCGTGCGCGAGAGCCAGGAACTCATGGCGACACTCCTGCCGGTGGGCGACGGCCTCCTGTGCGCGGTGCGACGGGGCTGA
- a CDS encoding DUF3117 domain-containing protein produces MAAMKPRTGDGPLEVTKEGRGIVMRVPLEGGGRLVVELTPDEADALGDALKKVVG; encoded by the coding sequence ATGGCGGCCATGAAGCCGCGGACGGGCGACGGCCCGCTCGAGGTGACAAAGGAGGGGCGGGGCATCGTCATGCGCGTTCCGCTCGAAGGCGGCGGTCGGCTTGTCGTCGAGCTGACTCCGGACGAGGCAGACGCACTCGGTGACGCGCTGAAGAAGGTCGTCGGCTGA
- the chcB gene encoding 2-cyclohexenylcarbonyl CoA isomerase produces MADTTADPVLTDVSDGLATITINRPGAMNAMNTAAKVALRDALRAVADDPAVRAVLLTATGRAFCVGQDLKEHVAKLSEAREADGGNALSTVREHYNPIVRAITEMEKPVVAGVNGVAAGAGFGFALAADYRVVADSAAFNTSFAGVALTADSGVSWTLPRLIGASRAADLLFFPRSITAQEAHELGIANKVVPSADLAKEAQAVARALAEGPTVAYAALKASMAYGAGHTLAETLEKEDELQTRAGASRDHTIAVEAFLAKRPPRYLGA; encoded by the coding sequence CTGGCCGACACCACGGCTGACCCGGTGCTCACGGACGTGAGCGACGGGCTCGCGACGATCACGATCAATCGCCCCGGCGCGATGAACGCCATGAACACCGCCGCGAAGGTCGCGCTGCGCGACGCCCTGCGGGCCGTCGCCGACGATCCCGCCGTACGGGCGGTTCTGCTCACGGCCACCGGGCGCGCCTTCTGCGTCGGCCAGGACCTCAAGGAGCACGTCGCCAAGCTCTCCGAGGCCCGTGAGGCGGACGGCGGGAACGCGCTGAGCACGGTGCGGGAGCACTACAACCCGATCGTCCGCGCCATCACCGAGATGGAGAAGCCCGTCGTCGCGGGGGTCAACGGTGTCGCCGCGGGGGCGGGCTTCGGCTTCGCGCTCGCGGCCGACTACCGCGTGGTCGCCGACTCCGCCGCCTTCAACACGTCCTTCGCGGGTGTGGCGCTGACGGCCGACTCGGGCGTCTCCTGGACCCTGCCGCGGCTCATCGGTGCGAGCCGCGCCGCCGACCTGCTGTTCTTCCCGCGCTCGATCACCGCCCAGGAGGCACACGAGCTGGGCATCGCGAACAAGGTGGTGCCCTCCGCCGACCTGGCGAAGGAGGCCCAGGCCGTGGCCCGGGCCCTGGCGGAGGGGCCGACCGTGGCATACGCGGCCCTGAAGGCGTCCATGGCGTACGGCGCCGGCCACACGCTCGCCGAGACGCTGGAGAAGGAGGACGAGCTCCAGACGAGGGCGGGCGCGTCCCGGGACCACACGATCGCGGTCGAGGCGTTCCTCGCCAAGCGGCCGCCGAGGTATCTCGGCGCCTGA
- a CDS encoding DNA-3-methyladenine glycosylase I codes for MSGAEPAADGRPRCPWGLSTEDYLVYHDTEWGRPVHGDDALFERLCLEAFQSGLSWLTILRRREGFRSAFAGFRIPAVAEFTDVDKERLLADAGIIRNRAKIDATLANAKVLAGWDEGELDALIWSHAPDPATRPAPRTLGDVPAVTPESTALAKDLKKRSIRFVGPTTAYALMQACGLVDDHLADCVARGGGR; via the coding sequence GTGAGCGGTGCCGAACCGGCCGCCGACGGCCGCCCACGCTGCCCGTGGGGCCTGTCCACGGAGGACTACCTCGTCTATCACGACACCGAGTGGGGACGACCGGTCCACGGCGACGACGCCCTCTTCGAGCGGCTCTGCCTGGAGGCCTTCCAGTCGGGGCTGTCGTGGCTGACGATCCTGCGCCGCCGCGAAGGGTTCCGCAGCGCCTTCGCCGGGTTCAGGATCCCCGCCGTGGCGGAGTTCACCGACGTCGACAAGGAGCGGCTCCTCGCCGACGCCGGGATCATCCGCAACCGCGCGAAGATCGACGCCACGCTCGCCAACGCCAAGGTGCTGGCCGGCTGGGACGAGGGCGAGCTGGACGCACTGATCTGGTCCCACGCCCCCGACCCGGCGACCCGGCCGGCCCCGCGCACCCTGGGTGACGTCCCGGCGGTCACCCCGGAGTCCACGGCGCTGGCCAAGGACCTCAAGAAGCGGTCCATCCGCTTCGTCGGCCCCACGACCGCCTACGCCCTGATGCAGGCCTGCGGGCTGGTCGACGACCACCTGGCCGACTGCGTCGCCCGGGGCGGCGGCCGGTAG
- a CDS encoding DivIVA domain-containing protein, producing MHVFWFLLLTMAVVVAAVTLAVVGGGGSPVLQDVEPDRLTDPLPANRPVGRADVEAMRLPMAVRGYRMADVDEALGRLGAELAERDAHIAELESALAGAQATAVNGGPDLFKRPDEQRPGEDGRPGEEGER from the coding sequence ATGCACGTGTTCTGGTTCTTGCTGCTCACGATGGCCGTGGTCGTGGCCGCGGTCACCCTGGCGGTGGTCGGCGGAGGCGGAAGCCCGGTGCTGCAGGACGTCGAGCCCGATCGGCTCACCGACCCGCTGCCCGCGAACCGCCCCGTCGGCCGCGCCGACGTCGAGGCGATGCGGCTGCCCATGGCCGTGCGCGGCTACCGCATGGCGGACGTGGACGAGGCCCTCGGCCGGCTCGGTGCCGAGCTCGCCGAGCGGGACGCCCACATCGCCGAGCTGGAGTCGGCGCTCGCCGGGGCCCAGGCGACCGCGGTGAACGGCGGCCCCGACCTGTTCAAGCGGCCGGACGAGCAGCGCCCGGGCGAGGACGGCAGGCCGGGCGAGGAGGGCGAGCGGTGA
- the folP gene encoding dihydropteroate synthase → MRSGALRLGRREFGPHEPVIMAIVNRTPDSFYDQGATFRDEPALSRVEQAVAEGAAIIDIGGVKAGPGEEVTAREEARRTVGFVAEVRRRHPDVVISVDTWRHDVGEAVCEAGADLLNDAWGGVDPKLAEVAARYGAGLVCTHAGGAEPRTRPHRIEYDDVVSDILRVTLGLAERAVELGVRPDGIMIDPGHDFGKNTRHSLEATRRLDEMTATGWPVLVSLSNKDFVGETLDRPVKERVIGTLATTAVSAWLGAQVYRVHEVAETRQVLDMVASIAGHRPPAVARRGLA, encoded by the coding sequence ATGCGAAGCGGGGCGCTCAGGCTGGGGCGGCGGGAGTTCGGGCCGCACGAGCCGGTGATCATGGCGATCGTGAACCGGACTCCCGATTCCTTCTACGACCAGGGGGCGACGTTCCGCGACGAACCCGCGCTCTCCAGGGTCGAGCAGGCCGTCGCGGAAGGCGCCGCGATCATCGACATCGGCGGGGTCAAGGCCGGTCCGGGCGAGGAGGTGACGGCGCGGGAGGAGGCCCGTCGCACGGTGGGCTTCGTCGCCGAGGTGCGACGCCGCCACCCTGACGTCGTGATCAGCGTGGACACCTGGCGGCACGACGTCGGTGAGGCCGTCTGCGAGGCCGGTGCCGACCTGCTGAACGACGCGTGGGGCGGGGTCGACCCGAAGCTGGCGGAGGTGGCCGCACGGTACGGCGCCGGGCTCGTGTGCACGCACGCGGGCGGCGCGGAGCCCCGCACCCGCCCGCACCGGATCGAGTACGACGACGTGGTGTCCGACATCCTGCGGGTGACCCTGGGGCTCGCCGAGCGGGCCGTGGAGCTCGGGGTGAGGCCGGACGGGATCATGATCGATCCGGGGCACGACTTCGGGAAGAACACCCGCCACTCGCTGGAGGCGACACGCCGGCTGGACGAGATGACGGCCACGGGCTGGCCGGTGCTGGTCTCCCTCTCCAACAAGGACTTCGTCGGGGAGACGCTCGACAGGCCGGTCAAGGAACGGGTGATCGGCACGCTGGCCACCACGGCCGTCTCCGCATGGCTGGGAGCACAGGTCTACCGGGTGCACGAGGTGGCCGAGACCCGTCAGGTCCTGGACATGGTCGCGTCCATCGCGGGCCACCGGCCACCGGCCGTCGCGCGGCGGGGCCTGGCGTAG
- a CDS encoding LOG family protein, whose amino-acid sequence MGNPEDARIPEGAQIPEGAVKPEEQRLGPVLRRRDQVQPGTTDQRLLDSEGDSEWVHTDPWRVMRIQSEFVEGFGALAELPSAISVFGSARTPAGGPDYEAGVRIGKALVEAGFAVITGGGPGAMEAANKGAREAKGVSVGLGIELPFESGLNPHVDIGVNFRYFFVRKTMFVKYAQGFVVLPGGLGTLDELFEALTLVQTGKVTRFPIVLFGTAYWGGLVDWLRDTVVAGGKASERDLMLFHVTDDVDEAVRLVTKEVGR is encoded by the coding sequence ATGGGCAACCCGGAGGACGCACGGATCCCCGAGGGCGCGCAGATTCCCGAGGGCGCGGTGAAGCCCGAGGAACAGCGACTGGGTCCGGTACTGCGGCGCAGGGACCAGGTCCAGCCGGGCACGACCGATCAGCGGCTGCTGGACTCCGAGGGCGACTCGGAGTGGGTCCACACCGACCCCTGGCGGGTCATGAGGATCCAGTCGGAGTTCGTGGAGGGATTCGGCGCGCTGGCGGAACTGCCCAGCGCGATCAGCGTCTTCGGCTCGGCCCGCACGCCGGCGGGCGGACCGGACTACGAGGCGGGCGTCCGGATCGGCAAGGCCCTGGTCGAGGCCGGGTTCGCCGTCATCACGGGCGGCGGCCCCGGAGCCATGGAGGCGGCGAACAAGGGGGCCCGGGAGGCCAAGGGCGTCTCCGTCGGGCTCGGCATCGAGCTCCCCTTCGAGTCCGGGCTGAATCCACATGTCGACATCGGCGTCAACTTCCGCTACTTCTTCGTCCGCAAGACGATGTTCGTGAAGTACGCCCAGGGGTTCGTCGTCCTGCCCGGCGGTCTGGGCACCCTGGACGAGCTCTTCGAGGCGCTCACCCTGGTCCAGACGGGCAAGGTGACGCGCTTCCCGATCGTCCTCTTCGGTACGGCGTACTGGGGCGGCCTGGTCGACTGGCTGCGGGACACGGTGGTGGCGGGGGGCAAGGCGTCCGAGCGTGACCTGATGCTGTTCCACGTCACGGACGACGTGGACGAGGCGGTCCGGCTGGTGACGAAGGAGGTCGGCCGCTAG
- the dapE gene encoding succinyl-diaminopimelate desuccinylase: protein MDGHTLDLSLDGPELTARLVDFPSVSGQEKDLADAVEAALRPLPHLTVDRHGNNVVARTRLGRAERVVLAGHIDTVPIADNVPSRLDDDGVLWGCGTSDMKSGVAVQLRIAATVPEPNRDLTFVFYDNEEVAAQHNGLGHVAEAHPDWLEADFAVLLEPSDAQVEGGCQGTIRVHLRLEGERAHSARSWMGSNAIHAAAPVLARLAAYEPRRPVIDGLEYREGLNAVGIEGGVATNVIPDSCTVVVNYRYAPDLGPDEAEAHVREVFADCGVVEFTVDDHSGAAMPGLSHPAAKAFMEAVGGTAQPKFGWTDVSRFGALGVPAVNYGPGDALFAHKRDEHVAVDRITHCEERLRSWLTS, encoded by the coding sequence ATGGATGGACACACGCTTGACCTCTCCCTGGACGGTCCTGAGCTCACCGCCCGGCTGGTCGACTTCCCGTCGGTCAGCGGGCAGGAGAAGGACCTCGCCGACGCCGTCGAGGCGGCCCTGCGCCCGCTGCCGCACCTGACGGTCGACCGCCACGGCAACAACGTCGTGGCGAGGACCCGGCTGGGCCGGGCCGAGCGTGTCGTCCTGGCCGGCCACATCGACACGGTGCCGATCGCGGACAACGTGCCGTCCAGGCTCGACGACGACGGCGTGCTGTGGGGGTGCGGTACCTCCGACATGAAGTCGGGCGTGGCCGTCCAGCTCCGGATCGCGGCGACCGTGCCGGAGCCCAACCGCGACCTGACCTTCGTCTTCTACGACAACGAGGAGGTCGCCGCCCAGCACAACGGCCTCGGACACGTGGCCGAAGCGCATCCCGACTGGCTCGAAGCGGACTTCGCCGTCCTCCTGGAGCCCTCCGACGCGCAGGTCGAGGGCGGCTGCCAGGGCACCATCCGGGTGCACCTGCGGCTGGAGGGGGAGCGGGCCCACTCCGCGCGCAGCTGGATGGGTTCCAACGCGATCCACGCCGCGGCCCCCGTGCTGGCCAGGCTCGCCGCGTACGAGCCGCGCCGCCCCGTGATCGACGGTCTGGAGTACCGCGAGGGGCTCAACGCAGTCGGTATCGAGGGAGGCGTCGCCACGAACGTCATCCCGGACTCCTGCACCGTGGTCGTCAACTACCGGTACGCCCCCGACCTGGGGCCCGACGAGGCCGAGGCCCACGTCCGTGAGGTCTTCGCGGACTGCGGCGTCGTCGAGTTCACCGTCGACGACCACTCCGGCGCCGCGATGCCCGGGCTCTCGCACCCCGCCGCCAAGGCGTTCATGGAGGCGGTCGGCGGCACGGCCCAGCCCAAGTTCGGCTGGACCGACGTCTCCCGGTTCGGCGCTCTCGGCGTTCCCGCGGTGAACTACGGCCCCGGGGACGCGCTGTTCGCGCACAAGCGGGACGAGCACGTGGCGGTCGACCGGATCACGCACTGCGAGGAGCGCCTGCGCTCCTGGCTCACCAGCTGA
- a CDS encoding ATP-binding protein — translation MSLPLTRRIARAALLIAAGAAPVVGAAGAAGAAGLPQTPALGGLTSLDGAGLSSTLDSTSKQGSQVANETGGKVVGTTLPAAGKTLEKAGTVADGELTEDTLPTKSLPTKGLPTKGLPIG, via the coding sequence ATGTCCCTCCCCCTGACCCGTCGGATCGCCCGTGCCGCGCTGCTGATCGCCGCAGGTGCGGCACCCGTGGTCGGCGCGGCCGGTGCAGCAGGCGCCGCGGGGCTCCCGCAGACCCCCGCGCTCGGCGGCCTGACCTCGCTCGACGGCGCGGGCCTGAGCAGCACCCTGGACTCCACCTCCAAGCAGGGCTCCCAGGTGGCGAACGAGACCGGCGGCAAGGTGGTCGGCACGACCCTTCCCGCCGCCGGCAAGACCCTGGAGAAGGCCGGCACCGTGGCGGACGGCGAGCTGACGGAGGACACCCTCCCGACCAAGAGCCTCCCGACCAAGGGGCTGCCCACGAAGGGCCTGCCGATCGGCTGA
- the dapC gene encoding succinyldiaminopimelate transaminase yields MSEAAPVSSRLPVFPWDKLAPYKATAVAHPDGIVDLSVGTPVDPVPELIQQALIAASDSPGYPTVWGTEALRDALTGWVERRLGAVGVAHENVLPVVGSKELVAWLPTQLGLGAGDKVAHPRLAYPTYEVGARLCGAEPVVYDDPTELDPEGLKLLWLNSPSNPTGRVLPKDELTRIVAWAREHGVLVFSDECYLELGWEAEPVSVLHADVCGGTYDGIVAVHSLSKRSNLAGYRAAFVAGDAAVLGELLQIRKHGGMMTPAPVQAATVAALGDDEHVAEQRARYARRRTVLRAALEAHGFRIEHSEASLYLWATRDEPCWETVAHLAELGVLVAPGDFYGPAGDRFVRVALTATDERVDAAVARLS; encoded by the coding sequence GTGTCCGAAGCAGCCCCCGTCTCCTCCCGTCTCCCGGTGTTCCCCTGGGACAAGCTCGCGCCCTACAAGGCGACGGCCGTGGCCCATCCGGACGGCATCGTGGACCTTTCGGTCGGCACGCCCGTCGACCCGGTGCCCGAGCTGATCCAGCAGGCGCTGATCGCCGCGTCGGACAGCCCCGGCTATCCGACGGTGTGGGGGACCGAGGCGCTGCGTGACGCGCTGACCGGCTGGGTGGAGCGCAGGCTCGGCGCGGTCGGCGTGGCCCACGAGAACGTGCTGCCGGTCGTCGGTTCGAAGGAGCTCGTCGCCTGGCTGCCCACGCAGCTCGGTCTCGGCGCCGGTGACAAGGTCGCCCACCCGCGGCTCGCCTACCCGACCTACGAGGTCGGGGCGCGGCTCTGCGGTGCCGAGCCCGTCGTCTACGACGACCCGACGGAGCTGGACCCCGAGGGCCTGAAGCTGCTCTGGCTCAACTCCCCTTCCAACCCGACGGGCCGTGTCCTGCCGAAGGACGAGCTGACCCGGATCGTGGCCTGGGCGCGCGAGCACGGGGTGCTGGTCTTCAGCGACGAGTGCTACCTGGAGCTGGGCTGGGAGGCCGAGCCGGTCTCCGTGCTCCACGCGGACGTCTGCGGCGGCACGTACGACGGAATCGTCGCCGTCCACTCGCTCTCCAAGCGCTCCAACCTCGCCGGTTACCGCGCGGCCTTCGTCGCGGGCGACGCGGCCGTCCTGGGCGAGCTGCTCCAGATCCGCAAGCACGGCGGGATGATGACGCCGGCCCCGGTCCAGGCGGCGACGGTCGCGGCGCTGGGCGACGACGAGCACGTCGCGGAGCAGCGTGCTCGCTACGCGCGGCGGCGTACGGTCCTGCGGGCGGCACTGGAGGCCCACGGCTTCCGGATCGAGCACAGCGAGGCGAGCCTCTACCTCTGGGCAACCCGCGACGAGCCGTGCTGGGAGACCGTGGCGCACCTGGCGGAGCTCGGCGTGCTCGTGGCACCGGGCGACTTCTACGGGCCGGCCGGGGACCGCTTCGTACGGGTGGCGCTGACGGCCACGGACGAGCGCGTGGACGCGGCGGTCGCGCGGCTGTCCTGA
- the fdxA gene encoding ferredoxin, whose product MTYVIAQPCVDVKDKACIEECPVDCIYEGSRSLYIHPDECVDCGACEPVCPVEAIFYEDDTPEEWKDYYKANVEFFDDLGSPGGASKLGLIERDHAFIAALPPQNQ is encoded by the coding sequence GTGACCTACGTCATCGCGCAGCCTTGTGTCGACGTGAAGGACAAGGCCTGCATCGAAGAGTGCCCCGTCGACTGCATCTACGAGGGCTCCCGGTCCTTGTACATCCATCCGGACGAGTGCGTCGACTGCGGAGCCTGTGAGCCGGTCTGCCCGGTCGAGGCCATCTTCTACGAGGACGACACCCCGGAGGAGTGGAAGGACTACTACAAGGCGAACGTCGAGTTCTTCGACGACCTCGGCTCGCCGGGTGGCGCGTCCAAGCTGGGTCTCATCGAGCGCGACCACGCGTTCATCGCCGCGCTGCCGCCGCAGAACCAGTAA
- a CDS encoding GNAT family N-acetyltransferase, producing MEFTMGGRLEVRTTPADVGKRVSVRRVVDAPGEGAKFTDTVGVLTSWDNGVLSVTTRSGESVRIAESSLVAGKVVPPAPARRRGPAASFGELALVTARAWQPVESELLGDWRLRAAGGFTRRANSVLPLGDPGLPLGEALGTVRRWYGERGLPAYVQTATGAEGTQERLCADLEEHGWRREVSAEVRIAALAPVGDLDTDVSAVRTSRQPDGAWLSRYQRFETPGPHVLKVLGSGPSVWFASVPGDGPAGVPAAIGRCVVDGRWAGFMAVEVGPEHRRRGLATAVMTALARTALDEGASAAWLQVESDNEGARALYDRMGFATHHRYHHFRSA from the coding sequence GTGGAATTCACCATGGGCGGACGGCTCGAGGTTCGCACAACCCCTGCTGACGTGGGAAAACGGGTGTCCGTACGGCGCGTCGTCGACGCCCCGGGCGAGGGCGCGAAGTTCACCGACACGGTCGGGGTTCTCACATCGTGGGACAACGGTGTGCTCTCGGTCACGACGAGGAGCGGCGAGAGCGTCCGGATCGCGGAATCCTCGCTGGTGGCGGGCAAAGTGGTGCCTCCCGCCCCGGCACGCCGCCGCGGCCCCGCCGCCTCCTTCGGCGAACTCGCCCTGGTCACCGCGCGTGCCTGGCAGCCCGTGGAGAGCGAACTCCTGGGCGACTGGCGGCTGCGCGCCGCGGGCGGATTCACCCGGCGCGCCAACTCCGTGCTGCCGCTCGGTGATCCGGGCCTTCCGCTGGGTGAGGCGCTCGGCACCGTCCGCCGCTGGTACGGCGAACGGGGTCTCCCCGCCTACGTCCAGACCGCGACGGGCGCCGAGGGCACGCAGGAGCGGCTCTGTGCGGACCTGGAGGAGCACGGGTGGCGGCGCGAGGTCTCGGCCGAGGTGCGGATCGCGGCGCTGGCCCCGGTCGGCGACCTGGACACGGACGTCTCCGCGGTACGGACGTCCCGACAGCCGGACGGGGCGTGGCTGTCCCGGTACCAGCGCTTCGAGACCCCCGGTCCCCATGTGCTGAAGGTGCTGGGCAGCGGCCCCTCGGTGTGGTTCGCCTCCGTACCGGGCGACGGACCCGCGGGGGTGCCGGCGGCGATCGGACGCTGCGTGGTGGACGGCCGCTGGGCGGGGTTCATGGCCGTCGAGGTGGGCCCGGAGCACCGGCGCCGGGGGCTCGCCACCGCCGTCATGACCGCGCTGGCCCGCACGGCGCTGGACGAGGGCGCCTCGGCCGCATGGCTCCAGGTGGAGTCGGACAATGAAGGTGCCCGTGCGCTGTACGACCGCATGGGCTTCGCCACCCATCACCGCTACCACCACTTCCGGTCCGCGTAG
- a CDS encoding transglutaminase-like domain-containing protein has translation MSSEDPGRAGRRQRFAEEARAERPDLALLCLLLGAEASPPSPGDGDPYGVDAAQIELDRLAGLLPYGARGARAWASALAELLGERCGFAGSSPDYQRLESSVLQQVLRRRRGLPILLSVVWIEVARRAGAPVYGVALPGHFVVGFGDPAERVLADPFAGGAPLSGEDAELMVTGATGAPLEQSMLVPARPLETVLRILNNIRAWATARPERTDVALWALELSLLLPSHPARLRYERAQLLVQRGEFLRGAAEMDEYAEIVDGIEPTAAEAIRHRARAARALLN, from the coding sequence ATGAGCTCCGAGGACCCCGGCAGGGCCGGACGACGGCAGCGGTTCGCCGAGGAGGCGCGCGCCGAACGGCCGGACCTCGCACTGCTCTGCCTGCTGCTGGGCGCGGAGGCCTCACCGCCGTCGCCCGGGGACGGCGATCCGTACGGTGTCGACGCGGCGCAGATCGAGCTGGACCGGCTGGCCGGCCTCCTGCCGTACGGAGCCCGCGGCGCCCGCGCGTGGGCGTCCGCGCTCGCCGAACTGCTGGGCGAGCGCTGTGGCTTCGCGGGTTCGTCGCCGGACTACCAGCGGCTTGAGTCGTCGGTCCTCCAGCAGGTGCTGCGGCGTCGCAGGGGGCTGCCGATCCTGCTGTCCGTGGTCTGGATCGAGGTGGCGCGGAGGGCCGGGGCACCCGTCTACGGAGTGGCGCTCCCCGGTCATTTCGTGGTCGGTTTCGGCGACCCGGCCGAGCGGGTGCTGGCAGACCCGTTCGCCGGCGGCGCCCCGCTGAGCGGTGAGGACGCGGAGCTGATGGTGACGGGGGCGACCGGGGCGCCGCTGGAGCAGTCGATGCTGGTGCCCGCCCGGCCGTTGGAGACGGTGCTGCGGATCCTGAACAACATCCGGGCCTGGGCGACGGCCCGTCCGGAGCGTACGGACGTGGCGCTGTGGGCGCTCGAACTCTCCCTGCTGCTGCCCTCTCACCCGGCCAGACTCCGCTACGAGCGGGCCCAGCTCCTCGTGCAGCGCGGTGAGTTCCTGCGGGGGGCCGCGGAGATGGACGAGTACGCCGAGATCGTCGACGGCATCGAGCCGACGGCCGCCGAGGCGATCCGCCACCGCGCCCGGGCGGCCAGGGCTCTGCTGAACTGA